The genomic DNA TCACAGGCGTCTCCTCGCCCAGCGGTTGCGTCAGGTCCACCATTTTGATGCTTCCATGCGTCAGACCATTCAACACATGCTCCAACACCTGCGAAGGATTCGACATGTACATAGCGTATACTCCTGTCTTGTTAGGGTTGTTGATCGAAAAATTCGCATTTCCAGGGCCGCCGCAAACCGCCAAGGAACTTCGGTCGCATATCAGGCCGGGAGCTTACATTCTAGATAAGGCATCCGCACACTATGGGGCATATCCTTTGCCACTATGATGCCAATCCTTCCTGCTTCTCTTAACTGACTGAAAGTTATAGATTTTAGTCCTTTTTGGAGAAGTGAAACCGAGGTTGAACGGATATAAGAAAACTTTGCGGGATTATTAAGCCGGATGGAAAGGAGACGGAATAACCGGGGAGAGACAGGTATAATCTAGTCTTGGGCTCATAAGAAAAGCTTGCCCCCTTCGTCGTTCCTATTCGCCTTGAGCCTGGTACGTCTCGAACTTCCTGCGCAGGTCATCGGGAACCGGAGTGGGTTTTCCGTCCTCCAGGTTGATAAGGACGAGAACCGACTGGGCGCGCAGACGCTGTTCCTCAGCCACCGAGCCGATGAATTCGATCGTTATCGACGTCGATCCTATCTTCTTCAGCCGTACCGATATGTCGATCACTTCGCCGAGCAGACATGGCTTCATGAAGCTGCACTCGGTATGGGCGGTCGGCAGCCCCAGCCCCCGGTTCAGAATGAGCCCTGCGTAGTCGACCTTCAGTTCGATGTTGAACCAGTCTTCAACCGCCGCCTGAAACTTCTCGAAAAACCGCGAAAAAAAGACGAACCCCCCCGGGTCGGTATGAGTAAAACGAGCCCGGCTGCTGTGCGTATAGTAGGGTTTTTTGTCTGGCATTGTTGTTCCTGAGATCAAGGAAGGATATCCGGCGCCTGACGGCAAGGGGGTGAGGCTGTCCTGCCGGACAGCCTCACCGGATAGAAGGGGTTACGCTACTTTTTGTTTCCGAAGGGCCTGGAGAATCTTTTCCGGCGTGATCGGAGCTTCGGTGAACATGATTCCAAGGGCGTGAGAGATGGCATTGGCTGTAGCGCCCACGGGGTTCACCGGCCCGGCTTCGCCGACGCTCTTGAGACCGAAGGGAGCCACGGGGTCGGGCTGTTCCACCAGGATGGTCTTGATCTTCGGCATATCCATGGGTCCGAGCATTTTGTAGTCGGTGAAGCTGTTGTTGCGGCACAAGCCCTTCGCGTCATAATGGATATTCTCGGTGAGGGTCATGCCGAGTGCCTGCTGGGCTCCGCCCTCGAGCTGCCCTTCAACCGCCTTGGGATTGATGGCCCGCCCGATGTCGTGCGCCAGAACAAGCTCCAGCACCTTGACCTCACCGGTTTCGGTGTCCACCTCCACTTCGGCGAAGCAGGCGCCGAAGGGAGGGGAGTTGTGGCTGGGAAAGTGGCTGGCATATCCCTGGATCTGTCCGGGAACGCCGTTGGCTTCACCGGTCTGCGGATT from Desulfuromonas sp. TF includes the following:
- a CDS encoding thioesterase family protein — encoded protein: MPDKKPYYTHSSRARFTHTDPGGFVFFSRFFEKFQAAVEDWFNIELKVDYAGLILNRGLGLPTAHTECSFMKPCLLGEVIDISVRLKKIGSTSITIEFIGSVAEEQRLRAQSVLVLINLEDGKPTPVPDDLRRKFETYQAQGE